A stretch of Endozoicomonas sp. SCSIO W0465 DNA encodes these proteins:
- a CDS encoding IS66 family transposase — translation MIPELPATMSAEILLKENAELRMRVACLEERCRELEEKVGKNSQNSSKPPSSDGYQKPCKNSNSPDHSDDLSADKGTDPSDEKPNPKSLRQSSGNKAGGKKGHQGTCLKQVDIPDYIEYLPVKECNKCQASLLDSEPVKYIERQVFEPGRPGEFEVTAHRAEVKICTCGCRNQAEFPEGVTAAAQYGSATQAMAVYLNQYHFLPFKRVSEYFNTLYKMSVSAGTVANFVARTYENLASTEEVIRDALRESSVAGADETGMRAEGSLHWLHVMRDEQWTLYYLSEKRGREAMDTMGILLTFAGVLVHDHWKSYFAYAATHVLCNAHHLRELLGVVDRDSNQLALRLMKLLRLSWHYCKGFKTIGMLQMPSVVCERIEKIYDRLLQRALMKEVVYMEKQREELKRKKVKNTKAYNLFKRLTEFKAETLRFMSDFTIPFDNNGSERDVRMAKLKQKISGCFRSADGGFMFARIRSYLSSARKQGMDIYQSLHRAVRNYCNMPLLSAE, via the coding sequence ATGATTCCAGAACTACCCGCAACTATGTCGGCTGAGATTCTCTTGAAAGAGAATGCAGAGCTGCGGATGAGAGTTGCCTGTCTGGAAGAGCGATGTCGAGAATTGGAAGAAAAGGTTGGCAAGAACAGTCAAAACAGCAGCAAGCCGCCATCGTCTGATGGTTATCAAAAACCTTGTAAAAACAGTAATTCTCCAGATCATTCTGACGACCTTTCCGCAGATAAAGGTACCGATCCATCGGATGAAAAACCCAATCCTAAAAGTCTGAGACAGTCTTCTGGTAATAAAGCCGGTGGAAAGAAAGGGCATCAGGGCACTTGTCTTAAACAGGTCGATATCCCTGACTATATTGAGTACCTTCCGGTTAAAGAATGCAATAAATGTCAGGCGTCTCTTCTTGATAGTGAGCCGGTCAAATATATTGAACGACAGGTGTTTGAACCAGGGAGACCGGGTGAATTTGAAGTAACGGCCCATAGAGCTGAAGTAAAAATCTGCACTTGTGGTTGTCGGAATCAGGCTGAATTCCCGGAAGGTGTTACCGCTGCCGCACAATATGGCTCAGCCACACAGGCTATGGCCGTCTATCTTAACCAATACCATTTCCTGCCTTTTAAGCGCGTGTCAGAGTATTTTAATACTCTCTATAAAATGAGTGTAAGTGCAGGCACTGTCGCCAATTTTGTGGCCAGAACCTATGAAAATCTGGCTTCTACTGAAGAGGTTATTCGTGACGCCTTGCGGGAATCGTCTGTTGCCGGAGCCGATGAAACGGGTATGCGGGCCGAGGGCTCTTTGCACTGGCTACACGTTATGCGGGATGAACAATGGACGCTCTACTACTTGTCTGAAAAGCGAGGTCGTGAGGCCATGGACACGATGGGCATACTGCTAACATTTGCAGGCGTTCTGGTTCATGATCATTGGAAATCCTATTTTGCATATGCGGCAACTCACGTACTTTGCAATGCCCATCACCTGAGGGAGCTTTTGGGTGTTGTTGATAGGGACAGCAATCAACTGGCGTTGCGATTGATGAAGCTACTGAGGCTTTCCTGGCATTACTGCAAGGGCTTTAAGACCATAGGTATGCTACAGATGCCAAGTGTTGTCTGTGAACGAATCGAGAAGATTTATGACCGGTTGCTTCAGCGGGCTCTAATGAAAGAAGTCGTCTATATGGAGAAGCAACGAGAGGAGCTTAAGCGCAAGAAAGTCAAGAATACTAAAGCTTACAATCTCTTCAAACGACTCACTGAGTTCAAGGCTGAGACACTGCGCTTCATGTCAGATTTTACCATTCCCTTCGATAACAATGGCAGTGAGCGGGATGTTCGAATGGCCAAGTTAAAGCAGAAAATCTCAGGCTGCTTCAGGAGTGCAGACGGTGGTTTTATGTTTGCACGGATTCGCAGCTATTTGTCGTCTGCCAGAAAACAGGGAATGGACATATATCAATCACTTCATAGAGCTGTTCGGAATTACTGTAATATGCCTTTGCTCAGTGCTGAATAG
- a CDS encoding IS1595 family transposase, producing the protein MQSELFQNFIDSISTLTSEQRDILNNSLLSTQIEVTEVVETTDSEPVYSESIPNNDNATPDVEKSILAQFAENPRCPKCKSHSVGRWGIRNGRQRYHCKTCDSTFNAFSGTPLARLRHPEKWNKYLAGMTHSMVLRPAAAENAIDLKTAFRWRHRFLEVINNDQAEELCGITELDETFFRESFKGQREGLPRPTRKRGNDPNKARKVPVMVARDRNRNTVDGVLENESANELCRHLNGRISIQATVCADAHLAHEKLADKLGFVFKELVTSAGQHVVEGIYHIQTVNSYHSHLKRWIGGVFQGVATRYLPHYLAWRRELTAAKKLTVGRLISRITEHWCFQPLTVT; encoded by the coding sequence ATGCAATCTGAACTCTTCCAGAATTTTATTGATTCCATTTCAACATTAACCAGTGAACAGCGAGACATTCTTAACAACTCGCTCCTTAGTACTCAAATAGAGGTTACCGAGGTAGTAGAAACCACTGACTCTGAACCTGTTTACAGTGAATCTATACCCAATAACGATAATGCAACACCTGACGTAGAAAAGAGCATACTTGCCCAATTTGCCGAAAACCCCAGGTGCCCCAAATGCAAAAGCCATAGCGTTGGTCGCTGGGGCATACGAAATGGCCGACAGCGCTACCACTGCAAGACTTGCGACTCAACGTTTAACGCCTTTAGTGGAACGCCTTTGGCAAGGCTCAGGCACCCTGAAAAATGGAACAAGTACCTCGCAGGTATGACTCACTCTATGGTCTTGCGACCAGCTGCTGCTGAGAATGCCATTGACTTGAAAACTGCGTTCCGCTGGCGTCACCGCTTTCTTGAAGTGATTAATAATGATCAAGCAGAAGAGCTTTGTGGCATTACTGAGCTTGATGAAACATTTTTCCGTGAATCCTTCAAAGGGCAAAGAGAAGGCCTTCCACGGCCAACCCGAAAGCGGGGTAATGATCCCAACAAAGCCCGAAAAGTCCCGGTAATGGTGGCTCGGGACCGTAATCGAAATACCGTTGACGGTGTATTAGAAAACGAAAGTGCTAATGAATTGTGCAGGCATTTAAATGGCCGCATATCGATACAGGCCACGGTCTGTGCGGATGCACACCTCGCTCACGAAAAACTTGCTGACAAGCTTGGATTTGTCTTCAAGGAGCTGGTGACATCAGCAGGTCAACATGTTGTTGAAGGCATCTACCACATCCAGACTGTAAATTCTTATCACAGTCATTTAAAACGCTGGATTGGCGGCGTATTCCAAGGGGTTGCAACTCGTTACCTTCCCCATTATCTGGCCTGGAGGCGAGAACTGACGGCAGCAAAAAAATTAACTGTTGGCCGGTTGATCAGCAGAATTACTGAACATTGGTGCTTCCAACCATTAACGGTAACTTAG
- a CDS encoding ISNCY family transposase, which produces MRKKRNPQCSMELHYVPHEICSQLSGISQWLDAHPQFNDWIYEDLSSGDKQNTGRNGLSAESVLRAALLKQYLNCDYDYLSFVLMDSMLFRDFCRLEPNQRPSRSSLHGLISLLTASTWERINNCQLMTAKDQGIEKGRTVAIDSTVTESDIKPPCDSDLLASSVKEICRLLERGQTLTATPLYEYTHHNRAVKDAARKCIYAGKEERHQHYKKLLQLTRKSRKVLIEATVTLANARQQGQCLLADDADKWQADVDHLLPLVDAIVSQTERRVFKGEKVPAQEKVVSLYEPHTDIIVKDRRQVQYGHKLNLVQGKSRLILDLVIEEGNPADSDQFIPMMERQKEIYGRVPRQTSGDGGYACRANLEKAKAMGISDVAFNKKRGLEVEEMTKSQYVYKTLFRFRAGIEAGISWLKRCFGLSRCHCKGSERFDSHCWLSVVCYNLVILARHPAPS; this is translated from the coding sequence ATGCGCAAAAAACGCAACCCGCAGTGTAGTATGGAACTCCATTACGTACCTCATGAAATCTGCTCCCAGCTTTCCGGTATCTCGCAATGGCTTGACGCCCATCCACAGTTCAATGACTGGATTTATGAGGACTTAAGTTCTGGTGATAAACAGAACACTGGGCGGAACGGACTATCAGCAGAATCCGTTCTTCGTGCGGCACTCCTGAAACAGTATTTGAATTGTGATTATGACTACTTGTCGTTTGTTTTGATGGACTCCATGCTCTTTCGAGACTTTTGTCGCCTCGAACCAAACCAGCGCCCCAGTCGCTCCAGTTTGCATGGGCTCATCAGCCTTCTTACTGCATCTACATGGGAACGGATTAATAACTGTCAGCTAATGACCGCTAAAGATCAGGGTATTGAAAAAGGGCGCACTGTGGCTATTGACAGCACAGTCACCGAATCGGATATCAAACCTCCTTGCGACAGTGATCTTTTAGCCAGTTCCGTTAAAGAAATTTGTCGGCTGCTGGAACGGGGACAAACACTGACAGCGACACCGCTTTATGAATATACCCATCACAACCGAGCCGTAAAAGATGCGGCCAGAAAATGCATCTACGCTGGCAAAGAAGAGCGGCATCAGCATTATAAAAAACTGCTGCAGTTGACCCGAAAATCCCGGAAGGTACTTATCGAAGCTACTGTCACGCTAGCAAACGCCCGTCAGCAGGGGCAGTGTCTCCTGGCTGATGATGCCGACAAGTGGCAGGCCGATGTGGATCACCTGTTACCCCTGGTGGATGCAATAGTCTCCCAGACAGAGCGCAGGGTCTTTAAGGGTGAAAAGGTGCCAGCCCAGGAAAAAGTGGTTAGCCTGTATGAACCCCATACGGATATCATCGTAAAAGACAGGCGGCAAGTACAGTATGGCCATAAACTGAACCTGGTTCAGGGAAAAAGTCGATTGATCCTGGACCTGGTTATTGAGGAAGGTAACCCAGCGGATTCGGACCAATTCATTCCGATGATGGAAAGACAAAAAGAAATTTATGGTCGTGTACCTCGCCAGACAAGCGGTGACGGCGGATACGCGTGTCGCGCTAATTTGGAAAAAGCCAAGGCCATGGGAATCAGCGATGTAGCTTTTAATAAGAAGCGCGGACTTGAAGTCGAAGAGATGACTAAAAGTCAGTATGTGTATAAAACGCTCTTTCGCTTCCGGGCAGGTATTGAAGCGGGAATTTCGTGGCTAAAGAGATGTTTTGGGCTATCACGTTGCCACTGCAAGGGTTCTGAGCGTTTTGATTCTCATTGCTGGTTATCGGTGGTCTGTTACAACCTGGTGATTCTGGCCAGACACCCGGCACCATCCTGA
- a CDS encoding potassium channel family protein, whose translation MSFLKSTLRFFHHQFLKLSWLALLLVLLGHFILSWALMWLASESALLPFDQWFYFYVTTSTTVGYGDLSPGSALGRVWAALFILPGGVVLLAAVLGKLSSFFMTVWRRGMQGRGDYSGLKNHIVIFGWNRNHTPKMVALIFGDSRRENRKVLLCTSQEMENPFPEQVLFVRGESLTDPTFMQRTGIDNAARVIVFRDSDDQTLATCLGIAATKTTAHIVAWFENQQMVDLLHSHCPQIECHSNISMELLVRSAQDPGSSRVQQQLLSTLIGPTQYSVRVPEDFGGTTFGRLLEFFKVHYEAIALGVAESTTGNDLRLNPPGNDRVEAGQVVYYLSAQRIHGNEIHWDQI comes from the coding sequence TTGAGTTTTCTTAAATCAACTTTGCGTTTTTTCCACCATCAGTTCCTGAAACTGAGCTGGCTGGCTTTGCTGTTGGTTTTGCTTGGCCACTTCATTTTGTCCTGGGCACTGATGTGGCTGGCCAGTGAATCAGCACTTCTGCCTTTTGATCAGTGGTTCTATTTTTATGTTACTACATCGACCACTGTCGGGTATGGTGATCTGAGTCCCGGTAGTGCGTTGGGGCGGGTATGGGCTGCCTTGTTTATTCTACCCGGCGGTGTGGTGCTCCTTGCTGCCGTTCTGGGAAAGCTTTCATCATTTTTTATGACAGTATGGAGAAGGGGAATGCAGGGTAGGGGGGATTACTCAGGGTTGAAAAATCATATCGTTATTTTTGGCTGGAACCGTAATCACACCCCGAAAATGGTGGCGTTGATTTTTGGGGATAGTCGTCGCGAGAATCGCAAGGTATTACTGTGTACCAGCCAGGAGATGGAGAACCCCTTTCCTGAGCAGGTGTTGTTCGTTCGGGGGGAAAGCCTGACCGACCCAACTTTTATGCAGAGAACCGGTATCGATAATGCGGCCAGGGTGATCGTGTTTCGTGATTCTGATGATCAGACGCTGGCAACCTGTTTGGGCATTGCTGCGACAAAAACAACAGCTCATATCGTTGCCTGGTTTGAAAATCAACAGATGGTAGACTTACTCCACTCCCACTGCCCGCAAATAGAGTGTCACAGTAATATCTCCATGGAGCTACTGGTTCGCTCTGCCCAGGATCCGGGGTCTTCCCGGGTTCAGCAGCAGTTGTTATCGACGTTGATTGGGCCAACTCAGTACAGTGTCCGGGTACCTGAAGACTTTGGGGGCACGACTTTTGGCCGTCTGCTGGAGTTTTTCAAGGTGCATTACGAAGCGATAGCGCTTGGAGTAGCAGAATCGACCACTGGAAACGATCTCAGACTCAACCCGCCCGGTAATGACCGGGTGGAAGCCGGGCAGGTTGTTTATTACCTGTCAGCCCAGCGAATTCACGGGAATGAAATTCACTGGGACCAGATTTAG
- a CDS encoding IS66 family transposase, which produces MIPELPATMSAEILLKENAELRMRVACLEERCRELEEKVGKNSQNSSKPPSSDGYQKPCKNSNSPDHSDDLSADKGTDPSDEKPNPKSLRQSSGNKAGGKKGHQGTCLKQVDIPDYIEYLPVKECNKCQASLLDSEPVKYIERQVFEPGRPGEFEVTAHRAEVKICTCGCRNQAEFPEGVTAAAQYGSATQAMAVYLNQYHFLPFKRVSEYFNTLYKMSVSAGSVANFVARTYENLASTEEVIRDALRESSVAGADETGMRAEGSLHWLHVMRDEQWTLYYLSEKRGREAMDTMGILLTFAGVLVHDHWKSYFAYAATHVLCNAHHLRELLGVVDRDSNQLALRLMKLLRLSWHYCKGFKTIGMLQMPSVVCERIEKIYDRLLQRALMKEVVYMEKQREELKRKKVKNTKAYNLFKRLTEFKAETLRFMSDFTIPFDNNGSERDVRMAKLKQKISGCFRSADGGSMFARIRSYLSSARKQGMDIYQSLHRAVRNYCNMPLLSAE; this is translated from the coding sequence ATGATTCCAGAACTACCCGCAACTATGTCGGCTGAGATTCTCTTGAAAGAGAATGCAGAGCTGCGGATGAGAGTTGCCTGTCTGGAAGAGCGATGTCGAGAATTGGAAGAAAAGGTTGGCAAGAACAGTCAAAACAGCAGCAAGCCGCCATCGTCTGATGGTTATCAAAAACCTTGTAAAAACAGTAATTCTCCAGATCATTCTGACGACCTTTCCGCAGATAAAGGTACCGATCCATCGGATGAAAAACCCAATCCTAAAAGTCTGAGACAGTCTTCTGGTAATAAAGCCGGTGGAAAGAAAGGGCATCAGGGCACTTGTCTTAAACAGGTCGATATCCCTGACTATATTGAGTACCTTCCGGTTAAAGAATGCAATAAATGTCAGGCGTCTCTTCTTGATAGTGAGCCGGTCAAATATATTGAACGACAGGTGTTTGAACCAGGGAGACCGGGTGAATTTGAAGTAACGGCCCATAGAGCTGAAGTAAAAATCTGCACTTGTGGTTGTCGGAATCAGGCTGAATTCCCGGAAGGTGTTACCGCTGCCGCACAATATGGCTCAGCCACACAGGCTATGGCCGTCTATCTTAACCAATACCATTTCCTGCCTTTTAAGCGCGTGTCAGAGTATTTTAATACTCTCTATAAAATGAGTGTAAGTGCAGGCTCTGTCGCCAATTTTGTGGCCAGAACCTATGAAAATCTGGCTTCTACTGAAGAGGTTATTCGTGACGCCTTGCGGGAATCGTCTGTTGCCGGAGCCGATGAAACGGGTATGCGGGCCGAGGGCTCTTTGCACTGGCTACACGTTATGCGGGATGAACAATGGACGCTCTACTACTTGTCTGAAAAGCGAGGTCGTGAGGCCATGGACACGATGGGCATACTGCTAACATTTGCAGGCGTTCTGGTTCATGATCATTGGAAATCCTATTTTGCATATGCGGCAACTCACGTACTTTGCAATGCCCATCACCTGAGGGAGCTTTTGGGTGTTGTTGATAGGGACAGCAATCAACTGGCGTTGCGATTGATGAAGCTACTGAGGCTTTCCTGGCATTACTGCAAGGGCTTTAAGACCATAGGTATGCTACAGATGCCAAGTGTTGTCTGTGAACGAATCGAGAAGATTTATGACCGGTTGCTTCAGCGGGCTCTAATGAAAGAAGTCGTCTATATGGAGAAGCAACGAGAGGAGCTTAAGCGCAAGAAAGTCAAGAATACTAAAGCTTACAATCTCTTCAAACGACTCACTGAGTTCAAGGCTGAGACACTGCGCTTCATGTCAGATTTTACCATTCCCTTCGATAACAATGGCAGTGAGCGGGATGTTCGAATGGCCAAGTTAAAGCAGAAAATCTCAGGCTGCTTCAGGAGTGCAGACGGTGGTTCTATGTTTGCACGGATTCGCAGCTATTTGTCGTCTGCCAGAAAACAGGGAATGGACATATATCAATCACTTCATAGAGCTGTTCGGAATTACTGTAATATGCCTTTGCTCAGTGCTGAATAG
- a CDS encoding DUF6444 domain-containing protein: MIPELPATMSAEILLKENAELRMRVACLEERCRELEEKVGKNSQNSSKPPSSDGYQKPCKNSNSPDHSDDLSADVTIQH; this comes from the coding sequence ATGATTCCAGAACTACCCGCAACTATGTCGGCTGAGATTCTCTTGAAAGAGAATGCAGAGCTGCGGATGAGAGTTGCCTGTCTGGAAGAGCGATGTCGAGAATTGGAAGAAAAGGTTGGCAAGAACAGTCAAAACAGCAGCAAGCCGCCATCGTCTGATGGTTATCAAAAACCTTGTAAAAACAGTAATTCTCCAGATCATTCTGACGACCTTTCCGCAGATGTAACTATTCAGCACTGA
- a CDS encoding IS66 family transposase: MIPELPATMSAEILLKENAELRMRVACLEERCRELEEKVGKNSQNSSKPPSSDGYQKPCKNSNSPDHSDDLSADKGTDPSDEKPNPKSLRQSSGNKAGGKKGHQGTCLKQVDIPDYIEYLPVKECNKCQASLLDSEPVKYIERQVFEPGRPGEFEVTAHRAEVKICTCGCRNQAEFPEGVTAAAQYGSATQAMAVYLNQYHFLPFKRVSEYFNTLYKMSVSAGTVANFVARTYENLASTEEVIRDALRESSVAGADETGMRAEGSLHWLHVMRDEQWTLYYLSEKRGREAMDTMGILLTFAGVLVHDHWKSYFAYAATHVLCNAHHLRELLGVVDRDSNQLALRLMKLLRLSWHYCKGFKTIGMLQMPSVVCERIEKIYDRLLQRALMKEVVYMEKQREELKRKKVKNTKAYNLFKRLTEFKAETLRFMSDFTIPFDNNGSERDVRMAKLKQKISGCFRSADGGSMFARIRSYLSSARKQGMDIYQSLHRAVRNYCNMPLLSAE; encoded by the coding sequence ATGATTCCAGAACTACCCGCAACTATGTCGGCTGAGATTCTCTTGAAAGAGAATGCAGAGCTGCGGATGAGAGTTGCCTGTCTGGAAGAGCGATGTCGAGAATTGGAAGAAAAGGTTGGCAAGAACAGTCAAAACAGCAGCAAGCCGCCATCGTCTGATGGTTATCAAAAACCTTGTAAAAACAGTAATTCTCCAGATCATTCTGACGACCTTTCCGCAGATAAAGGTACCGATCCATCGGATGAAAAACCCAATCCTAAAAGTCTGAGACAGTCTTCTGGTAATAAAGCCGGTGGAAAGAAAGGGCATCAGGGCACTTGTCTTAAACAGGTCGATATCCCTGACTATATTGAGTACCTTCCGGTTAAAGAATGCAATAAATGTCAGGCGTCTCTTCTTGATAGTGAGCCGGTCAAATATATTGAACGACAGGTGTTTGAACCAGGGAGACCGGGTGAATTTGAAGTAACGGCCCATAGAGCTGAAGTAAAAATCTGCACTTGTGGTTGTCGGAATCAGGCTGAATTCCCGGAAGGTGTTACCGCTGCCGCACAATATGGCTCAGCCACACAGGCTATGGCCGTCTATCTTAACCAATACCATTTCCTGCCTTTTAAGCGCGTGTCAGAGTATTTTAATACTCTCTATAAAATGAGTGTAAGTGCAGGCACTGTCGCCAATTTTGTGGCCAGAACCTATGAAAATCTGGCTTCTACTGAAGAGGTTATTCGTGACGCCTTGCGGGAATCGTCTGTTGCCGGAGCCGATGAAACGGGTATGCGGGCCGAGGGCTCTTTGCACTGGCTACACGTTATGCGGGATGAACAATGGACGCTCTACTACTTGTCTGAAAAGCGAGGTCGTGAGGCCATGGACACGATGGGCATACTGCTAACATTTGCAGGCGTTCTGGTTCATGATCATTGGAAATCCTATTTTGCATATGCGGCAACTCACGTACTTTGCAATGCCCATCACCTGAGGGAGCTTTTGGGTGTTGTTGATAGGGACAGCAATCAACTGGCGTTGCGATTGATGAAGCTACTGAGGCTTTCCTGGCATTACTGCAAGGGCTTTAAGACCATAGGTATGCTACAGATGCCAAGTGTTGTCTGTGAACGAATCGAGAAGATTTATGACCGGTTGCTTCAGCGGGCTCTAATGAAAGAAGTCGTCTATATGGAGAAGCAACGAGAGGAGCTTAAGCGCAAGAAAGTCAAGAATACTAAAGCTTACAATCTCTTCAAACGACTCACTGAGTTCAAGGCTGAGACACTGCGCTTCATGTCAGATTTTACCATTCCCTTCGATAACAATGGCAGTGAGCGGGATGTTCGAATGGCCAAGTTAAAGCAGAAAATCTCAGGCTGCTTCAGGAGTGCAGACGGTGGTTCTATGTTTGCACGGATTCGCAGCTATTTGTCGTCTGCCAGAAAACAGGGAATGGACATATATCAATCACTTCATAGAGCTGTTCGGAATTACTGTAATATGCCTTTGCTCAGTGCTGAATAG
- a CDS encoding IS66 family transposase, which translates to MLANIVEKWCLRGWYKNQKIPDLCGGAEQLPADKGTDPSDEKPNPKSLRQSSGNKAGGKKGHQGTCLKQVDIPDYIEYLPVKECNKCQASLLDSEPVKYIERQVFEPGRPGEFEVTAHRAEVKICTCGCRNQAEFPEGVTAAAQYGSATQAMAVYLNQYHFLPFKRVSEYFNTLYKMSVSAGTVANFVARTYENLASTEEVIRDALRESSVAGADETGMRAEGSLHWLHVMRDEQWTLYYLSEKRGREAMDTMGILLTFVGVLVHDHWKSYFAYAATHVLCNAHHLRELLGVVDRDSNQLALRLMKLLRLSWHYCKGFKTIGMLQMPSVVCERIEKIYDRLLQRALMKEVVYMEKQREELKRKKVKNTKAYNLFKRLTEFKAETLRFMSDFTIPFDNNGSERDVRMAKLKQKISGCFRSADGGSMFARIRSYLSSARKQGMDIYQSLHRAVRNYCNMPLLSAE; encoded by the coding sequence ATGCTGGCGAATATTGTGGAAAAATGGTGCTTAAGAGGATGGTATAAAAATCAGAAAATTCCAGATTTATGTGGGGGTGCTGAACAGTTACCCGCAGATAAAGGTACCGATCCATCGGATGAAAAACCCAATCCTAAAAGTCTGAGACAGTCTTCTGGTAATAAAGCCGGTGGAAAGAAAGGGCATCAGGGCACTTGTCTTAAACAGGTCGATATCCCTGACTATATTGAGTACCTTCCGGTTAAAGAATGCAATAAATGTCAGGCGTCTCTTCTTGATAGTGAGCCGGTCAAATATATTGAACGACAGGTGTTTGAACCAGGGAGACCGGGTGAATTTGAAGTAACGGCCCATAGAGCTGAAGTAAAAATCTGCACTTGTGGTTGTCGGAATCAGGCTGAATTCCCGGAAGGTGTTACCGCTGCCGCACAATATGGCTCAGCCACACAGGCTATGGCCGTCTATCTTAACCAATACCATTTCCTGCCTTTTAAGCGCGTGTCAGAGTATTTTAATACTCTCTATAAAATGAGTGTAAGTGCAGGCACTGTCGCCAATTTTGTGGCCAGAACCTATGAAAATCTGGCTTCTACTGAAGAGGTTATTCGTGACGCCTTGCGGGAATCGTCTGTTGCCGGAGCCGATGAAACGGGTATGCGGGCCGAGGGCTCTTTGCACTGGCTACACGTTATGCGGGATGAACAATGGACGCTCTACTACTTGTCTGAAAAGCGAGGTCGTGAGGCCATGGACACGATGGGCATACTGCTAACATTTGTAGGCGTTCTGGTTCATGATCATTGGAAATCCTATTTTGCATATGCGGCAACTCACGTACTTTGCAATGCCCATCACCTGAGGGAGCTTTTGGGTGTTGTTGATAGGGACAGCAATCAACTGGCGTTGCGATTGATGAAGCTACTGAGGCTTTCCTGGCATTACTGCAAGGGCTTTAAGACCATAGGTATGCTACAGATGCCAAGTGTTGTCTGTGAACGAATCGAGAAGATTTATGACCGGTTGCTTCAGCGGGCTCTAATGAAAGAAGTCGTCTATATGGAGAAGCAACGAGAGGAGCTTAAGCGCAAGAAAGTCAAGAATACTAAAGCTTACAATCTCTTCAAACGACTCACTGAGTTCAAGGCTGAGACACTGCGCTTCATGTCAGATTTTACCATTCCCTTCGATAACAATGGCAGTGAGCGGGATGTTCGAATGGCCAAGTTAAAGCAGAAAATCTCAGGCTGCTTCAGGAGTGCAGACGGTGGTTCTATGTTTGCACGGATTCGCAGCTATTTGTCGTCTGCCAGAAAACAGGGAATGGACATATATCAATCACTTCATAGAGCTGTTCGGAATTACTGTAATATGCCTTTGCTCAGTGCTGAATAG